In Penicillium oxalicum strain HP7-1 chromosome I, whole genome shotgun sequence, a single window of DNA contains:
- a CDS encoding Cleavage and polyadenylation specificity factor subunit 5 yields the protein MASTTAAAIQSSQPPILPKDFSAKQPETIRLYPLSNYTFGTKETQPEEDPSVVARLKRLEEHYELHGMRRTCEGVLVCHEHNHPHVLMLQIANAFFKLPGDYLPFEEDEIEGFKKRLNERLAPVGSQFSGEGVNEDWEIGDTLAQWWRPNFETFMYPFLPGHVTRPKECKKLYFITLPKKKVLSVPKNMKLLAVPLFELYDNTARYGPQLSAIPHLLSRYNFEFVDENDNVVAVTPGTPLPPDQIPRTKVLAGGDDGQDTGMTDVGEGENGTGGQ from the exons ATGGCGTCTACAACGGCCGCAGCAATCCAGAGTAGTCAACC ACCGATTCTCCCCAAAGACTTTTCTGCGAAACAGCCTGAAACGATTCGCCTCTACCCATTGAGCAATTACACCTTCGGAACCAAGGAGACACAGCCCGAAGAAGATCCATCTGTGGTAGCTCGGCTGAAGCGACTGGAAGAGCACTATGAGCTCCACGGGATGCGCCGCACCTGCGAGGGTGTCCTGGTCTGCCACGAACACAATCACCCCCACGTTTTGATGCTGCAGATTGCAAATGCATTCTTCAAACT GCCGGGCGATTACCTGccttttgaagaagatgagatcgaAGGGTTCAAGAAGCGCCTGAACGAGCGCCTGGCTCCCGTGGGATCGCAATTTTCCGGGGAAGGTGTGAATGAGGATTGGGAAATTGGTGATACACTTGCCCAATGGTGGCGCCCCAATTTTGAAACGTTCATGTACCCATTCCTCCCGGGTCATGTCACGAGGCCGAAGGAGTGCAAGAAGTTGTACTTTATCACCTTGCCTAAGAAGA AGGTTCTTTCTGTGCCAAAGAACATGAAATTGCTAGCGGTCCCGCTATTTGAACTTTATGATAATACCGCTCGTTACGGCCCTCAGCTCTCGGCGATTCCACACCTGCTGTCCCGATACAATTTCGAATTTGTGGACGAGAATGACAACGTCGTGGCTGTGACTCCGGGCACTCCTTTGCCTCCTGACCAGATTCCTCGCACCAAAGTCCTTGCCGGTGGGGATGATGGGCAGGATACTGGCATGACGGACGTTGGTGAAGGTGAGAATGGAACGGGTGGGCAGTAA